The proteins below come from a single Streptomyces sp. MRC013 genomic window:
- a CDS encoding PAS domain-containing protein: MSSRPSRGAARLAAILDALPDGLVLVNTNGTVVNANTIALEMFETPGTALVGRGLLDLLPSFDSRLIPGSMRRPEAVDRLGRTKPTRMVARRTDGDEFPVEVTSAGLEDGREAYDSYGPSSYSGDELLMIVVRDLSGTIDTEAELARSRRQTEMILRAASEGVVGTDTEGRIVLVNPAAAQILGWRASDLGGRELHPLMLHSRADGEPFPYDESPLADTLRSGRKHRVRGQVVWAKNGSAVPVDLTTAPVRDGDQLVGAVMTFADRRPYEQLAEEHAGRIAALEEEHAAKAAETAEKHEAEIAAYEERLADAGKRCASLAGRHAQLTAVLGESLRGPLEELRRELGTLASDPGGQLWPEANQILHHLAAGYARMTTLVDNVLGFQRLDVGEEELRKEPALLDAVVASGIDGAVELIGPGRVQFAVHAPPIEAEIDGARLATALAHLVADVAGVDSTGKARVVADGGYADSTIVVAAAQRGEVVRIEVRGPYAGGDPVHEPIVRGIVRAHGGVLQTHEVPGAGGSAYVLEVPLGAGRGADAPAAPEGDDGVAAGSGAEPATGGAGVVVLPAQQSGPGQGSAPGPDPRPGDATAGSGRRRARRASTDAFLDSPVRAEDPVAAPPTGRRRAASPEDAAGERPPAPGTGGPEPTGRRRGRPSAAEAVPAEGSVVMASESAQARPVALGSTVPPQGVAPAGDALPALPPAPVSGQAPTGRRARRALAVGQGRTGAAGEGAGRPAFALPPAEADRSPAPPSPVGRGARPVARVEEGRHDAVHAVPGADHTPPQPHPLPILPDAPVPPGTSVPPGVPGAVPPPGAPGAVPPSGAPGTRTGPGAPVPPGTTAPRSAPVPPGPSGALVPSDVPVPPATPAPDGAPVPPPAADGPPPAAGTPADAAGSTQGRAFNVRTLGQGAPFAQTNGAAQHQTPAQGTGSGSGRRRRLAAPPETGPRPAPDAASAAAPAAGGPTPAPHAAPPAHQRLAAPAAEGRAYEIGAPDEGADEGPEPLDGPGGAVEVANEPQPQPVDDELPPEPLDNPRRLLVWPAPDVVTQQALTDRGYRPVIVHSREEVDAQIAAFPAALFVDPLTGPITRTALQSLRQAAVAAGVPVLLAAGLGQATREAAYGADPAVLLKALAPRDSEQHPSRVLLIEEHDEIAHALTAALERRGMQVQRAAVDGEAVALATRLPPNLVVMDLMQVRRRRAGIIDWLRANGHLNRTPLVVYTSAGLDEADLPRLASGETVLFLAERSTNPEVQSRIVDLLAKIGTN, translated from the coding sequence GTGAGCAGCAGGCCATCCCGAGGCGCTGCTCGCCTCGCAGCCATACTCGACGCCCTGCCCGACGGGCTCGTCCTCGTCAACACCAACGGCACGGTCGTCAACGCCAACACCATCGCGCTCGAGATGTTCGAGACGCCCGGTACGGCGCTGGTGGGGCGCGGTCTGCTGGACCTGCTGCCCTCGTTCGACTCGCGCCTCATCCCCGGCTCCATGCGGCGCCCCGAGGCCGTGGACCGGCTGGGCCGGACGAAGCCGACCCGCATGGTGGCGCGGCGGACGGACGGGGACGAGTTCCCCGTCGAGGTCACCAGCGCCGGCCTGGAGGACGGCCGCGAGGCGTACGACTCGTACGGCCCCAGCTCGTACAGCGGCGACGAGCTGTTGATGATCGTCGTCCGCGACCTCTCCGGGACCATCGACACCGAGGCCGAGCTGGCCCGTTCGCGACGCCAGACCGAGATGATCCTGCGCGCCGCCTCCGAGGGCGTCGTCGGCACGGACACGGAGGGGCGCATCGTCCTGGTCAACCCCGCCGCCGCCCAGATCCTGGGCTGGCGGGCCAGTGACCTGGGCGGCAGGGAGCTCCACCCGCTGATGCTGCACTCGCGCGCTGACGGCGAGCCCTTCCCCTACGACGAGTCGCCGCTCGCCGACACGCTGCGCTCGGGACGGAAGCACCGCGTCCGGGGACAGGTCGTCTGGGCGAAGAACGGCTCCGCCGTTCCGGTGGACCTGACGACCGCACCCGTGAGGGACGGGGACCAGCTCGTCGGTGCCGTCATGACGTTCGCGGACCGGCGGCCGTACGAGCAGCTCGCCGAGGAGCACGCCGGCCGGATCGCCGCGCTCGAGGAGGAGCACGCCGCGAAGGCCGCCGAGACCGCCGAGAAGCACGAGGCGGAGATCGCCGCGTACGAGGAGCGGCTCGCCGACGCCGGGAAGAGGTGCGCGTCGCTCGCCGGGCGGCACGCCCAGCTGACCGCCGTCCTGGGCGAGTCGCTGCGCGGGCCGCTGGAGGAGCTGCGCCGCGAGCTGGGCACGCTCGCCTCGGACCCCGGCGGGCAGCTGTGGCCCGAGGCCAACCAGATCCTCCACCACCTGGCCGCCGGATACGCCCGGATGACGACCCTGGTCGACAACGTCCTCGGTTTCCAGCGGCTGGACGTCGGCGAGGAGGAGCTGCGCAAGGAGCCCGCGCTGCTCGACGCGGTCGTGGCGAGCGGCATCGACGGCGCGGTCGAGCTGATCGGCCCGGGGCGGGTGCAGTTCGCGGTGCACGCGCCGCCGATCGAGGCGGAGATCGACGGCGCGCGCCTGGCGACCGCCCTGGCGCACCTGGTCGCCGACGTCGCGGGCGTCGACTCCACGGGCAAGGCGCGCGTCGTGGCGGACGGCGGTTACGCCGACTCGACGATCGTGGTGGCCGCGGCGCAGCGCGGTGAGGTCGTGCGGATCGAGGTGCGCGGGCCGTACGCGGGCGGCGACCCGGTGCACGAGCCGATCGTGCGCGGGATCGTACGCGCGCACGGCGGCGTCCTGCAGACGCACGAAGTACCCGGTGCGGGCGGCAGCGCGTACGTCCTGGAGGTGCCGCTGGGAGCGGGCAGGGGGGCCGACGCCCCGGCCGCTCCCGAGGGGGACGACGGGGTCGCCGCCGGGTCCGGGGCCGAGCCGGCCACGGGCGGCGCGGGCGTGGTGGTGCTGCCCGCCCAGCAGTCGGGTCCGGGACAGGGCTCCGCTCCGGGCCCCGACCCCCGTCCCGGTGACGCCACCGCGGGAAGCGGGCGCCGGCGGGCGCGGCGCGCCTCGACGGACGCGTTCCTCGACAGCCCGGTACGCGCGGAGGACCCCGTGGCGGCCCCGCCGACCGGTCGGCGCCGTGCCGCGTCCCCGGAGGACGCGGCGGGGGAGCGGCCGCCCGCGCCGGGGACGGGAGGTCCCGAACCGACCGGGCGCCGCCGCGGGCGGCCCAGTGCGGCCGAGGCCGTGCCGGCGGAGGGTTCCGTCGTGATGGCCTCCGAGTCGGCGCAGGCCCGTCCGGTGGCGCTGGGAAGCACCGTCCCGCCGCAGGGCGTCGCCCCCGCGGGTGACGCCCTGCCGGCGCTGCCACCCGCTCCGGTGTCTGGGCAGGCACCCACGGGGCGCCGTGCGCGCCGGGCGCTCGCGGTGGGCCAGGGCCGCACCGGGGCGGCCGGCGAGGGCGCGGGGCGGCCGGCCTTCGCCCTGCCGCCGGCGGAGGCGGACCGCTCCCCCGCCCCGCCCTCCCCGGTCGGCCGGGGTGCGCGACCGGTCGCGCGGGTCGAGGAAGGCCGTCACGACGCCGTGCACGCGGTACCGGGCGCCGACCACACCCCGCCCCAGCCCCACCCCCTTCCGATCCTTCCGGACGCGCCGGTCCCGCCCGGTACGTCGGTCCCGCCCGGTGTGCCTGGCGCGGTCCCGCCACCGGGTGCGCCCGGCGCCGTCCCGCCCTCGGGTGCGCCCGGCACCCGGACGGGCCCCGGCGCCCCCGTGCCGCCCGGCACCACCGCGCCCCGGAGCGCACCCGTCCCCCCGGGTCCGTCCGGTGCGCTCGTGCCGTCCGACGTGCCCGTACCGCCTGCCACCCCGGCTCCCGACGGCGCCCCCGTGCCGCCGCCCGCCGCGGACGGTCCGCCGCCCGCCGCCGGCACGCCCGCCGACGCGGCCGGTTCCACGCAGGGCCGGGCGTTCAACGTCCGTACCCTGGGCCAGGGCGCGCCGTTCGCGCAGACGAACGGCGCGGCGCAGCACCAGACGCCCGCCCAGGGCACCGGCAGCGGTTCCGGGCGCCGCCGCAGGCTGGCCGCGCCCCCGGAGACCGGCCCGCGGCCCGCGCCCGACGCGGCGTCCGCCGCCGCACCCGCGGCCGGGGGCCCCACCCCGGCACCGCACGCCGCGCCCCCCGCCCACCAACGCCTCGCCGCGCCCGCCGCCGAGGGACGCGCCTACGAGATAGGGGCACCCGACGAGGGCGCGGACGAGGGTCCCGAGCCGCTGGACGGACCGGGCGGCGCCGTGGAGGTCGCCAACGAGCCGCAGCCGCAGCCCGTCGACGACGAGCTGCCACCCGAACCGCTGGACAACCCCCGACGCCTCCTCGTCTGGCCGGCGCCGGACGTCGTCACCCAGCAGGCGCTGACCGATCGTGGTTACCGACCGGTGATCGTGCACTCCCGCGAGGAGGTCGACGCGCAGATCGCGGCGTTCCCGGCGGCCCTGTTCGTGGACCCCCTGACCGGGCCCATCACGCGTACCGCCCTGCAGTCGCTGCGTCAGGCCGCGGTCGCCGCCGGGGTGCCGGTGCTGCTGGCGGCCGGCCTCGGCCAGGCCACCCGTGAGGCCGCCTACGGTGCCGACCCCGCCGTACTCCTCAAGGCGCTGGCGCCGCGCGACAGCGAGCAGCACCCGTCGCGGGTCCTGCTGATCGAGGAGCACGACGAGATCGCGCACGCGCTGACGGCCGCCCTGGAACGGCGCGGCATGCAGGTGCAGCGGGCGGCGGTGGACGGCGAGGCGGTCGCGCTCGCCACACGGCTGCCGCCGAACCTCGTCGTCATGGACCTGATGCAGGTGCGGCGCCGCCGGGCGGGGATCATCGACTGGCTGCGCGCCAACGGCCACCTGAACCGCACACCGCTCGTCGTCTACACCTCGGCGGGCCTCGACGAGGCGGACCTTCCGCGGCTGGCGTCGGGCGAGACGGTGCTGTTCCTGGCGGAGCGGTCCACCAACCCCGAGGTGCAGTCGCGGATCGTCGACCTGCTCGCGAAGATCGGCACCAACTGA
- a CDS encoding SigE family RNA polymerase sigma factor: MTATTGPVCTGARTAATAYPSFSSYVRARGPLLLRTARSLTANPSDAEDLLQTALTKTYMAWERIEDHRALDGYVRRALINTRTSQWRKRKVDEFACDELPEPHGVPESDPAERQALHDTMWRAVLRLPDRQRAMVVLRYYEDLSEAQTAAVLGVSVGTVKSAVSRALGKLREDSNLAPVR, from the coding sequence ATGACCGCGACTACTGGCCCCGTCTGCACCGGAGCCCGCACGGCCGCCACCGCGTACCCGTCCTTCTCCTCGTACGTGCGGGCCCGGGGGCCCCTCCTGCTGCGCACCGCCCGCTCGCTCACCGCCAACCCGAGTGATGCCGAGGACCTGCTGCAGACAGCCCTCACCAAGACGTACATGGCCTGGGAGCGCATCGAGGACCACCGTGCTCTCGACGGCTACGTACGCCGCGCCCTCATCAACACGCGCACCTCGCAGTGGCGCAAGCGCAAGGTGGACGAGTTCGCGTGCGACGAGCTGCCCGAGCCGCACGGCGTGCCGGAGTCCGACCCGGCCGAGCGGCAGGCTCTGCACGACACGATGTGGCGCGCGGTCCTGCGGCTTCCCGACCGGCAGCGCGCCATGGTCGTCCTCCGGTACTACGAGGATCTCAGCGAGGCGCAGACGGCGGCGGTGCTCGGGGTTTCCGTGGGCACGGTCAAGAGCGCCGTCTCCCGCGCGCTCGGCAAACTCCGGGAGGATTCGAACCTCGCACCGGTGCGGTGA
- a CDS encoding glycerophosphodiester phosphodiesterase family protein, protein MTHAARHTVQVVAHRGASEDAPEHTLAAYVKAIEEGADALECDVRLTADGHLVCVHDRRVDRTSDGRGAVSALDLADLAALDFGSWRKGSRESPDRDGPEYTSVLTLERLLELVADAGRRVELAVETKHPTRWAGRVEERLVRLLRRFGLADPPTPAESAVRIMSFSSRSLRRVAAAAPAVPTVYLTQFVAVRPREGRLPGGARIAGPSIRIVRNHPAYVERLHEAGLQVHVWTVDAPGDVDLCARLGVDAVITNRPGRVLSQLGRASR, encoded by the coding sequence GTGACCCACGCAGCCCGGCACACCGTCCAAGTCGTCGCCCACCGGGGCGCATCCGAGGATGCGCCCGAGCACACCCTCGCCGCGTACGTGAAGGCCATCGAGGAGGGGGCGGACGCCCTGGAGTGCGACGTGCGGCTCACCGCGGACGGCCACCTGGTCTGCGTGCACGACCGCCGCGTGGACCGCACCTCCGACGGGCGCGGCGCCGTCTCGGCGCTGGACCTGGCCGACCTGGCCGCCCTCGACTTCGGGTCCTGGAGGAAGGGCAGCCGCGAGAGCCCGGACCGGGACGGCCCCGAGTACACCTCGGTCCTGACCCTGGAGCGGCTGCTGGAGCTCGTCGCCGACGCGGGCCGCCGCGTCGAGCTCGCCGTCGAGACGAAGCACCCCACGCGCTGGGCGGGCCGGGTGGAGGAGCGGCTGGTCCGGCTGCTGCGCCGGTTCGGCCTCGCGGATCCGCCGACCCCCGCCGAGTCGGCCGTACGGATCATGAGCTTCTCGTCCCGGTCGCTGCGGCGGGTCGCGGCGGCCGCGCCCGCCGTCCCGACCGTCTACCTCACCCAGTTCGTCGCGGTCCGGCCGCGCGAGGGCCGCCTCCCGGGCGGCGCCCGGATCGCCGGGCCCTCGATCCGGATCGTCCGGAACCATCCCGCGTACGTCGAGCGCCTCCACGAGGCGGGGCTCCAAGTCCACGTGTGGACGGTCGACGCACCCGGGGACGTCGACCTCTGCGCCCGGCTCGGGGTGGACGCCGTCATCACCAACCGCCCCGGGCGGGTCCTGTCCCAGCTGGGACGCGCCTCCCGTTAG
- a CDS encoding ATP-binding protein: MRHSMWSGRFPSQIRRASTPWRGAKEVSGVALVMAQGVPASSSMAVPHGPAGVGEARRRVREQLRRGGVPEAVVDDAVLILSELLSNSCRYGRPLDAAEIGGGAVRAAWRIDAHGTLTLEVTDGGGPTRPMPSTPSVTARGGRGLNIINALAQDWGVRDGASGEVTVWVLVAGAPPRHDGAAARPAGRNDGLTAPPLPRVNGARRARPARRAASRPGTGAAASAVPLVGDPGFADAYEDVD, from the coding sequence ATGCGTCACTCTATGTGGAGCGGCCGGTTTCCGTCCCAGATCAGGAGGGCATCCACACCGTGGCGTGGGGCGAAGGAGGTCTCGGGGGTGGCGTTGGTGATGGCACAGGGAGTGCCGGCGTCGTCGAGCATGGCCGTACCCCACGGCCCTGCGGGCGTGGGCGAGGCGAGGCGCCGCGTGCGGGAGCAGCTGCGGCGCGGCGGCGTCCCGGAGGCGGTCGTCGACGACGCCGTACTGATCCTCTCCGAACTGCTCAGCAACTCCTGCCGGTACGGCAGGCCGCTGGACGCCGCCGAGATCGGTGGGGGAGCCGTCCGGGCCGCCTGGCGGATCGACGCCCACGGCACCCTGACCCTCGAGGTGACGGACGGCGGTGGTCCCACCCGGCCGATGCCGTCCACGCCGTCGGTGACCGCGCGCGGCGGCCGGGGACTCAACATCATCAACGCGCTCGCCCAGGACTGGGGGGTGCGCGACGGCGCCTCCGGCGAGGTCACGGTGTGGGTCCTCGTGGCGGGAGCGCCGCCGCGCCACGACGGCGCCGCCGCACGCCCCGCCGGCCGGAACGACGGTCTCACCGCCCCGCCCCTCCCCCGCGTGAACGGCGCGCGCCGCGCGCGCCCGGCCAGGAGGGCGGCCTCCCGGCCCGGCACCGGTGCGGCCGCGAGCGCGGTGCCGCTGGTGGGCGACCCGGGGTTCGCCGACGCGTACGAGGACGTGGACTGA
- a CDS encoding DUF5926 family protein, producing MAKKRPQKKAAGAPQVTDGEVPVVGAREPCPCGSGRRYKACHGRAAAHAVTELVQRPFQGLAGECDWVALRELVPAATAPLHPQGGLPEGVPSVTLATVLPMAWPALRRDDGSVLLALQNDTSSGDLSRDLADTLQRALEAEPGTPVPARRVPAEGPRLQDLLDPGAGFEPVVHTGFEFWVPESAEGASPEVAASLERANAAAIPTVRLPGAEAAYWCETPEKNHLRWVMPHPEEELLDALARLHAAGASSLGEGTRLVGSFRAHGLVVPVWDLPSGMTAEDCEKPAAAFAERLAGALAAEEPLTAEERRARGGLTNRQVTLS from the coding sequence ATGGCCAAGAAGCGCCCCCAGAAGAAGGCCGCCGGCGCACCGCAGGTGACGGACGGGGAAGTGCCGGTCGTCGGCGCCCGCGAGCCCTGCCCGTGCGGTTCGGGCCGCCGCTACAAGGCCTGCCACGGCCGGGCCGCCGCGCACGCGGTGACCGAGCTCGTCCAGCGCCCGTTCCAGGGCCTGGCCGGCGAGTGCGACTGGGTGGCGCTGCGCGAGCTGGTGCCGGCCGCGACCGCGCCGCTGCACCCGCAGGGCGGGCTGCCCGAGGGCGTGCCGTCCGTCACGCTCGCGACCGTCCTGCCGATGGCGTGGCCCGCGCTGCGCCGGGACGACGGCTCCGTGCTGCTGGCGCTGCAGAACGACACGTCCTCCGGTGACCTGAGCCGCGACCTGGCGGACACGCTCCAGCGCGCGCTGGAGGCCGAGCCCGGCACCCCGGTCCCCGCGCGCCGGGTCCCGGCGGAGGGGCCCCGGCTCCAGGACCTCCTCGACCCGGGGGCCGGCTTCGAGCCGGTCGTCCACACGGGCTTCGAGTTCTGGGTGCCGGAGTCCGCGGAGGGCGCGTCACCCGAGGTCGCCGCGTCGCTGGAGCGGGCCAACGCCGCCGCGATCCCGACCGTGAGGCTGCCGGGCGCGGAGGCCGCGTACTGGTGCGAGACGCCGGAGAAGAACCACCTGCGCTGGGTCATGCCGCACCCGGAGGAGGAACTGCTCGACGCGCTCGCCCGGCTGCACGCCGCCGGGGCGTCTTCGCTGGGTGAGGGCACGCGCCTCGTCGGGTCGTTCCGGGCCCACGGCCTGGTCGTCCCGGTGTGGGACCTCCCGAGCGGTATGACGGCGGAGGACTGCGAGAAGCCGGCCGCCGCGTTCGCGGAGCGGCTCGCGGGCGCGCTGGCGGCGGAGGAGCCGCTGACGGCGGAGGAGCGGCGGGCGCGCGGCGGGCTCACCAACCGCCAGGTCACCCTCAGCTGA
- a CDS encoding trypsin-like peptidase domain-containing protein: protein MSTENEGTAVPSAPDAPSASAPQGAPAGPAAPTPPPGNAGRAPEGAPPEAGVPGPGPAGPSGSAHPAAPPPPAAPPAHPPYGAPGDARAAQAYAHGPAGHFGDAWGTYPAAPAAAPPRRRSGGLVATVLAAALLAGGVGGGIGYWAAERDGGAGTSTTVSVGDTPAGFTREPGTVAAVASKALPSVVTIEAKSGASEGGGGTGTGFVYDREGHILTNNHVVASAAEAGTVTATFSDGREFDAEVVGRAQGYDVAVLKLRNAPRGLTPLPLGDSDKVAVGDSTIAIGAPFGLSNTVTTGIISAKNRPVASSDGSGGKNSYMSALQTDASINPGNSGGPLLDGRGAVIGINSAIQSPGSGGLGQSQAGSVGLGFAIPVNQAKNVAEQLIKTGEPVYPMIGATVDMSEEGGGATIVESRGGTPSITPNGPAAKAGLRPGDVITRFGNRIIDSGPTLISEIWTHRPGDTVVLTYERAGREKQVRVTLGERKGD from the coding sequence GTGAGCACCGAGAACGAGGGCACCGCGGTTCCGTCCGCCCCCGACGCCCCGTCCGCGTCCGCTCCGCAGGGCGCCCCGGCGGGTCCCGCGGCGCCCACGCCCCCTCCCGGGAACGCGGGGCGGGCGCCGGAGGGGGCGCCGCCGGAAGCAGGGGTCCCCGGGCCGGGGCCGGCGGGGCCGTCCGGAAGCGCGCACCCCGCGGCGCCCCCGCCCCCCGCCGCACCGCCCGCCCACCCGCCGTACGGCGCGCCGGGCGACGCCCGTGCCGCCCAGGCGTACGCCCACGGCCCCGCGGGCCACTTCGGCGACGCGTGGGGCACCTACCCGGCCGCGCCCGCCGCGGCCCCGCCGCGCAGGCGCTCCGGCGGGCTCGTCGCGACGGTCCTGGCCGCGGCCCTCCTGGCCGGCGGCGTCGGCGGCGGCATCGGGTACTGGGCGGCGGAGCGCGACGGCGGCGCGGGCACCTCGACGACGGTCTCGGTCGGCGACACCCCGGCCGGCTTCACGCGCGAACCCGGCACGGTCGCCGCGGTCGCCTCCAAGGCCCTGCCGAGCGTCGTCACGATCGAGGCGAAGTCCGGCGCTTCGGAGGGCGGGGGCGGCACGGGCACGGGCTTCGTGTACGACAGGGAGGGCCACATCCTCACCAACAACCACGTGGTGGCCTCGGCGGCCGAGGCCGGCACGGTCACGGCGACCTTCTCGGACGGAAGGGAGTTCGACGCCGAGGTGGTCGGCCGGGCCCAGGGGTACGACGTGGCCGTACTGAAGCTCCGCAACGCCCCCCGGGGCCTGACGCCCCTGCCGCTGGGGGATTCCGACAAGGTGGCCGTGGGCGACTCGACCATCGCGATCGGTGCGCCGTTCGGCCTGTCCAACACGGTGACGACCGGCATCATCAGCGCCAAGAACCGCCCGGTCGCGTCCAGCGACGGTTCGGGCGGCAAGAACTCGTACATGAGCGCCCTCCAGACGGACGCGTCGATCAACCCCGGGAACTCCGGCGGCCCCCTCCTGGACGGCCGCGGCGCGGTGATCGGCATCAACTCGGCCATCCAGTCCCCCGGTTCGGGCGGTCTCGGCCAGTCCCAGGCGGGGTCGGTGGGTCTCGGCTTCGCGATCCCGGTCAACCAGGCGAAGAACGTCGCCGAGCAGCTCATCAAGACGGGTGAGCCGGTCTACCCGATGATCGGCGCGACGGTGGACATGTCGGAGGAGGGCGGGGGCGCCACGATCGTCGAGAGCAGGGGCGGTACGCCGTCGATCACCCCGAACGGCCCCGCGGCCAAGGCCGGCCTGCGCCCGGGCGACGTGATCACCCGCTTCGGCAACCGCATCATCGACAGCGGGCCGACGCTGATCAGCGAGATCTGGACCCATCGGCCCGGTGACACGGTGGTCCTGACGTACGAGCGCGCCGGCCGGGAGAAGCAGGTCCGGGTCACCCTCGGCGAGCGCAAGGGCGACTGA